Proteins found in one Rhodovulum sp. MB263 genomic segment:
- a CDS encoding head maturation protease, ClpP-related, which translates to MTETLHIYGPIGEGENTPPRIGAFLDDNAGVPVVIAVNSYGGIASDGAAILAQLDRHGQVRVEVLGVAASAASLLVMGAAEIAMHRAAHLMIHEPSNLAWGTADDLRREAGMLDKISETYAQAYARATGHPVERIRAWMAAETWMTADEALALNFCDGLFGDDDALQSEPVAAFDYTRFKAPPPELVRLAVRNGWAGNAA; encoded by the coding sequence ATGACCGAAACCCTTCATATCTACGGGCCGATTGGCGAGGGCGAGAATACCCCGCCCCGGATCGGCGCGTTCCTGGACGACAATGCGGGCGTGCCGGTGGTGATCGCCGTCAATTCCTATGGCGGGATTGCCTCGGACGGGGCCGCGATCCTGGCCCAGCTCGACCGGCACGGGCAGGTCCGGGTGGAAGTGTTGGGCGTGGCGGCGTCTGCCGCGTCGCTCCTGGTGATGGGGGCGGCCGAGATCGCCATGCACCGCGCGGCGCATCTGATGATCCATGAGCCGTCCAATCTTGCCTGGGGAACCGCAGACGACCTGCGCCGCGAGGCGGGCATGCTGGACAAGATTTCCGAAACCTATGCGCAGGCCTACGCCCGCGCCACGGGCCATCCGGTCGAGCGTATCCGCGCCTGGATGGCGGCGGAAACCTGGATGACCGCCGACGAGGCTTTGGCGCTCAACTTCTGCGACGGCCTCTTTGGCGATGATGACGCTCTCCAATCCGAGCCGGTGGCCGCGTTCGACTACACGCGCTTCAAGGCCCCGCCGCCCGAGCTGGTGCGGCTCGCGGTGCGGAATGGCTGGGCTGGAAACGCGGCCTGA
- a CDS encoding helicase RepA family protein — MTKDPTKGTEGASEGAVSHLYGNRARLKPRALSLLGATTWAADLSPCLDRPYLVKGWLDQSALSVLYGPSNSGKSFLALDLAHHVAKGRSWGNRRVNKGRVLYIAAEGGGGFANRVAALDEPEFFVLSIPVTLTGPDSAAAPLTEVLQHLAAVGGAGFDMIVIDTMARVMGGRDENAAPDIADLVRNLDLIRRVTGAHVMLVHHTGKDTGRGARGHSSLRAAIDTEIELSRDDLGQITAEVTKQRDGPTGYRFCYQLRQVELGLDQDGDPVTTCLVDPAVPAEAGRAGVSEAARKALSLLNRLIEERGEAHRKPQYPSHAGVSFDLWRDACMTEGELSSSENRDTRKRAFNRCREELETAREIVVRDDLVWVVQ, encoded by the coding sequence ATGACCAAAGATCCGACAAAAGGGACCGAAGGCGCTTCCGAGGGCGCGGTCAGCCATCTTTATGGCAATCGTGCGCGCTTGAAGCCCCGCGCCCTGTCCTTGCTGGGGGCCACGACCTGGGCGGCGGATCTGTCGCCCTGTCTGGACCGCCCGTATCTGGTGAAGGGCTGGCTTGACCAGTCGGCCCTGTCCGTCCTCTACGGCCCGTCCAACAGCGGAAAATCCTTCCTTGCCCTGGATCTGGCGCACCATGTCGCCAAGGGCCGCAGCTGGGGAAACCGGCGCGTGAACAAGGGCCGCGTGCTCTACATCGCGGCCGAGGGCGGCGGCGGCTTCGCCAACCGGGTGGCGGCGCTCGATGAGCCCGAATTCTTCGTGCTGTCGATCCCGGTCACGCTGACCGGGCCGGACAGCGCGGCGGCGCCACTGACCGAGGTGCTGCAACACCTTGCCGCCGTGGGCGGCGCGGGCTTCGACATGATCGTCATCGACACGATGGCGCGGGTGATGGGGGGCCGGGATGAGAACGCGGCTCCCGATATTGCCGACCTGGTGCGCAATCTCGACCTGATCCGGCGCGTCACCGGGGCGCATGTCATGCTGGTGCACCATACCGGCAAGGACACCGGGCGCGGGGCGCGGGGGCATTCGTCCCTTCGTGCCGCAATCGACACCGAAATAGAACTGTCCCGCGACGACCTGGGGCAGATCACCGCCGAAGTGACAAAGCAGCGCGACGGGCCGACCGGCTATCGCTTCTGCTATCAGCTCCGGCAGGTCGAGCTTGGTCTCGACCAGGACGGCGACCCCGTCACGACCTGTCTGGTTGACCCGGCGGTGCCCGCAGAGGCGGGACGCGCGGGCGTGAGCGAAGCGGCGCGAAAGGCCCTGTCGCTCCTCAACAGGCTGATCGAGGAGCGTGGCGAGGCTCACCGCAAGCCGCAATATCCGAGCCACGCTGGCGTGAGCTTCGATCTGTGGCGCGATGCCTGCATGACAGAGGGCGAGCTTTCCTCCTCCGAAAACCGGGACACGCGCAAGCGGGCCTTCAATCGGTGCAGGGAAGAGCTTGAAACCGCGCGGGAAATCGTCGTGCGGGACGACCTGGTGTGGGTGGTGCAATGA
- a CDS encoding Mu-like prophage major head subunit gpT family protein: MIAEDTRGAFASNPAQHSALTGRRGAGIARAEGTPSGVPASGSASAARNGQPSARHLAQMRGAAFKAGLSAEFADLMAETGVSAAQAEAVASGLAEFQKVSAPFVQGEQLDHAALMSIAKRAAMAGLALPETDAAAITKEIARVAANEAMALMASNEPPIRPCAIGIGQEAPSRADAMADGLLARMQSGHVPTHGREFANMRLDDLARLSAGSSFLRGQRHAVMWGGAMGADDFKTALAIASNKVLLAAYEAAESQIKKASREVSAPDFRPINTVRVSGGVELAKVLENGEFGQGQITDAGEAFVLETYGKIFTLTRQAIVNDDLRAFEQSSRLFGQGAALTEARIFAGLLEANGGAGPAMSDGKTLFHAGHGNLAETGAALSIGSLSLARTAMRRQKGLAGEAIRVDPALLIVPPELETQAERLVAEISAASADDVNPFQQKLTVLADANLTDPAAWYIAALPGRPDALQHAYLDGASGPQIFTRDGFETDASEFKVRLDFGAGFVDHRAWYKNPGA; this comes from the coding sequence ATGATCGCTGAAGATACCCGGGGCGCCTTCGCCTCAAACCCCGCGCAGCACTCCGCTCTGACCGGTCGGCGCGGCGCTGGCATCGCGCGGGCCGAGGGCACTCCCTCGGGGGTGCCCGCCAGCGGGTCGGCCAGCGCGGCCCGGAATGGCCAGCCCTCCGCCCGCCACCTGGCGCAAATGCGCGGCGCGGCATTCAAGGCCGGGCTCTCGGCCGAGTTCGCGGATCTGATGGCCGAAACCGGCGTCAGCGCGGCGCAGGCCGAGGCCGTCGCGTCGGGGCTGGCCGAGTTTCAGAAGGTTTCCGCGCCCTTCGTTCAGGGGGAGCAGCTTGACCATGCGGCGCTGATGTCGATCGCGAAACGCGCGGCGATGGCGGGTCTCGCTCTGCCGGAGACCGACGCGGCGGCGATCACCAAGGAAATCGCCCGGGTCGCCGCGAACGAGGCCATGGCGCTCATGGCCAGCAACGAGCCGCCGATCCGCCCCTGCGCCATCGGCATCGGTCAGGAAGCGCCGTCTCGGGCCGACGCGATGGCGGATGGTCTTCTGGCGCGGATGCAGTCCGGGCATGTCCCGACCCACGGCCGGGAGTTCGCGAACATGCGGCTCGATGACCTTGCGAGGCTGTCGGCCGGCAGCAGCTTCCTCCGGGGGCAGCGCCATGCCGTGATGTGGGGTGGTGCGATGGGCGCCGACGATTTCAAGACGGCCCTGGCGATTGCCTCGAACAAGGTGCTGCTGGCGGCCTACGAGGCCGCAGAGTCGCAGATCAAGAAGGCCTCCCGCGAAGTCTCGGCCCCGGATTTCCGGCCGATCAACACCGTTCGCGTCTCGGGCGGCGTCGAGCTGGCGAAGGTGCTGGAAAACGGCGAGTTCGGGCAAGGCCAGATCACCGATGCGGGCGAGGCCTTCGTGCTGGAAACCTATGGCAAGATCTTCACCCTGACCCGGCAGGCCATCGTGAACGATGACCTCCGTGCTTTCGAGCAGAGCTCGCGGTTGTTCGGTCAGGGTGCGGCGCTCACCGAGGCGCGCATCTTCGCCGGGCTCCTCGAGGCGAATGGCGGCGCGGGTCCGGCCATGTCGGATGGAAAGACCCTCTTCCATGCCGGTCATGGCAACCTGGCCGAGACCGGTGCGGCTCTCTCCATCGGCTCGCTGTCCCTCGCGCGCACCGCGATGCGTCGCCAGAAGGGGCTGGCGGGCGAGGCGATCCGGGTGGACCCCGCGCTTCTGATCGTGCCGCCCGAGCTGGAAACGCAGGCGGAACGGCTGGTAGCCGAAATCTCGGCCGCGTCGGCCGACGATGTGAACCCGTTCCAGCAGAAGCTGACGGTTCTGGCCGATGCCAACCTGACGGACCCGGCGGCCTGGTACATCGCCGCCCTGCCGGGCCGTCCCGATGCGTTGCAGCACGCCTATCTGGACGGGGCTTCGGGGCCGCAGATCTTCACCCGCGACGGCTTCGAGACCGATGCCAGCGAGTTCAAGGTGCGCCTCGATTTCGGGGCCGGGTTCGTCGATCACCGCGCCTGGTACAAGAACCCCGGCGCGTGA